A single Oryctolagus cuniculus chromosome 18, mOryCun1.1, whole genome shotgun sequence DNA region contains:
- the LOC138846751 gene encoding vomeronasal type-1 receptor 4-like: MNYCPCDCMPSRALTMGIIFVSQTGVGFLGNILLLLCYGFLSCTGRGIKHMDLILHNLIVANCLVLLSRGISQTMAAFGLKYFMDDFGCKLVLYVHRVARGASLSATSLLSGFQAITISLSSPQWMELKVKALKSIRLSILLCWTLHLLVNSIVPMYIIVMGESNNNTEKRDLVFCSGLVIDKSISLLYSMMFSFIDVLCLVLMVWASGCMLIILYRHKQKVLHIHSKSLSPKCSPETRATHSILMLVSTFFCCYALSSFFTFYMTLFDKPSWWLVNTSVLMGSSFPCVSPFVLISRDPRVSRLWYTCGTKINDFHKQVIA, from the coding sequence ATGAACTACTGTCCTTGTGACTGCATGCCATCCAGGGCTCTGACCATGGGAATCATCTTTGTCTCTCAGACAGGAGTCGGATTCCTAGGAAACATCCTGctccttctctgctatggcttcctTTCCTGCACTGGACGAGGGATAAAGCACATGGATTTGATTCTCCATAACCTAATTGTAGCCAACTGCTTGGTTCTGCTCTCGAGAGGCATTTCTCAGACCATGGCAGCTTTTGGGCTGAAATATTTCATGGACGATTTTGGATGCAAACTAGTTTTGTATGTTCACAGAGTGGCCAGAGGGGCGTCTCTGAGTGCAACTTCTCTCCTGAGTGGCTTCCAGGCCATCACAATCAGCCTTAGCAGCCCCCAGTGGATGGAGCTCAAGGTCAAAGCCCTCAAATCCATTCGACTTTCCATTCTGCTCTGCTGGACCCTTCACCTGTTGGTGAATAGTATTGTTCCTATGTATATTATAGTGATGGGGGAGAGCAACaacaacacagagaaaagagatttaGTTTTCTGCTCTGGCTTAGTAATTGACAAAAGTATATCCTTATTGTATTCCATGATGTTTTCCTTCATTGACGTGCTGTGTTTGGTGTTGATGGTTTGGGCCAGTGGCTGCATGTTGATCATTTTGTACAGACATAAGCAGAAGGTGCTACACATTCACAGCAAAAGCCTCTCTCCCAAATGCTCCCCAGAGACAAGAGCCACCCACAGCATCCTGATGCTAGTGAGCACATTTTTCTGTTGTTATGCACTGTCTTCCTTCTTTACTTTCTATATGACCCTCTTTGATAAACCCAGCTGGTGGCTGGTGAATACCTCTGTCCTTATGGGTTCATCTTTCCCCTGTGTTAGCCCCTTTGTGCTCATCAGCAGAGACCCCCGCGTCTCTAGGCTGTGGTATACGTGTGGCACAAAGATCAATGATTTTCATAAACAGGTCATAGCATGA